DNA sequence from the Oreochromis niloticus isolate F11D_XX linkage group LG8, O_niloticus_UMD_NMBU, whole genome shotgun sequence genome:
GCTGGCGCTGTCCGTGGTGCTGAAATCCAGTACCGTTACTTTGCCAACTTGGGCACCACGGGCAGCGCTCGGCACGACAAAGTAAAGCTGACGTAAAGAAGACAAGAAAGAAGCAGCGGTGTGTGTTCATACTTGGCTGTCTTGGTCTCTCGCCGTCCCTCTCTCCAAGATTGGCATGATTAGTCCAGTCTCGACCAGTGAATATAACTCGTAAGCTCCCCCCACCCCAAATAGGGTCTGGCTTCAGCCGTGCCTGCATGAAGCGTGTTCAGACATTTCAAGGAGAGAAaagaagcaacaacaaaaaaataaaaattaggcCTGTTGATAAAATGTAACTACACAGTTGTGTGCTGTGTGAAAGTGAGCCAGCAGGCTTCCATTTTTGATCAAGTTGCAGCCTAATGCAATTTACTTCTTGTGCTTGCATTCCAGCTGCGCCTCCTGACTCACTGCAGACGgatacacattttaaaaagcccatTCCTATTTCCTGCCCTtcaaaaaatccaaaacaaaataaagggGCTTTTCTTTTACATCAATTTTAATGTTAAAAGTGCTAAAATCCTAAAGAAACACAATGAAGAGGAGCATCATTAGATGCAAGTCTTTTTAGTTGAAAACAAGTGGACTGATTAACTAAAACTTAACTTGAGCAAAGCTgtaaagtaggaaaaaaagctCCCCCCGCTGTGCGCCAAACAGGCTCAGAAAACTGAGATGATGATAACTTTTGAAATGAACACAAAGTCTCAGTTTGTTACAGTTTATGAGAGCCTTACCCGATCAGCGAAGCGATCAAAAGGTCAGAGAAGTGTGTGAAAGTTGGCATCACCTCCCACGTCCAAGCGGTGAAAGCCCATGTTAGAGGAAAACTCCGTTTAGACGCTGGACTGCTCCCCCGTCCCCACGCGTCGCCATACGGCTGTGGCTCCACATTAAAGCACGCCTTGGAAAAGATGCTGAAGGTGTTTGCGTTTACCTACCCCCTTGAGGCAAGAAACTCCTCCCATCGAAATCTATTCGCGGAACATATTATCTGACAGCTTGCTTCCCCCCTCCCGCCCACATCCTATAAAAATTTTAATATATATCAAAAACGGACCGAGCGTCTGGCTGTCATTCAGGTATCCTGTGATCACCCTGCGGggtccacattttttttcttttttttctttttttagatttaaatgCTAAGCTTGTCTCATGGTCTCGGTTTTGACAACATGTGGTGAGGTTATAATCTAGAAATAcatcagtttgtgtgtgttacactTGAATTTGAATTTCTTTATGCACTTTGACTAATGTGTCAGTGTCAGTACGCAAAGATTCAAAAATAAAGATGATTTTCCCGATcgtttaaaaaatatttgataATAATGAAATCAAATAACACTTctcttgtgtttttatgtttccaGGATGGGTGATCCGGACTTTTAGCCACTTTTATCGTCTACAGTTCCTATATTAATATCGAAACAAATCCGgcatttatgttattttattcatttgaaattaaaataatgaaaatgaaatcacCACCGTCACACTGATCCAAACAGAGATTTATTAAAACCACAATTATTCAATGAATACACATTAGTTCATCTTAAGGAGACTGACATCATTAGCTACGTCTTGACAAAAtgtttcatacacacacacccgcGCGCAACGGCATACATACTTTGTAGAGATCCacggatatatatatatgtatatattttatttgaataatTTACATTGTGCGTGTATCCACATATGTACAAAATCCATTTATTATGATACATTTaatttcaaacaaaaaaaaataaaaataaaacgaacAGGCCTACTTATTAAAATCCACaatttttaacaacaaaaaagaaagaggccTTTGATGTGCAAGTGAAAAAAGTTTCCTCCGAGACTAAAAATATAGGCTATTTTGTGAAGGGGAGAAATGTGCTGCTTACAGTTGGTCCCATACAATTTTATACGCACATTATATCTATTTATATAGTTTGTATATATAATACTGAATAGTACACACAAATTCAACGGTAGCTGAAAGATCTCTCACAAAACTCGAGTTATACATCCTTGACAAACGCTACATAGACTTGTTTGTTGACACAATGAAACCACagtaagaaaaaagaagaaaaaaaaactttgaaaaacgAGTCACACAGTTGTGACGTTGGTGACTAGGTGTTTATATTGCACATCGGTACTTAcataaaagtttaaatcactAGATTGTAATTTGTCTGCCTCACAAATCTCACAAATGTTTTGATTTGTAGGTCGGATTGTAACCGGTCTAAGTGCACTCCGGGCCGGAGGACTCTTCTGACAAGGACCGCTGTGCTCTGAAGGGGTCAAACCCATTCTCATCTACCGACAGGCAATTCCCTGCCGAACTGTAGCCCTTCTTCTtcgctctcctctcctccatcTTGATTGTGTCGTACAGCCCCTGCGGAGCTTCGTCTAGCAGGTTATCTCTCTCTGAGTGGGACGGTTTCATTTGGCACACGTtgcgcagcagcagcagggctgGTGCGTAAAGCACATTGACAAGACCCATACCAAGATTAAGTTGTACAAAACCGAGACTGTGCACTATCTGCCCGGCTACTATGGGACCCATAGCATAAGCGACAGAGTAGGAAATATCTGCAATAGCATAAACACTACCATACACAGAAACATGACGCACATCAACTAAAAATGCAAGTGTGGGTAGCAGGGCAGTGTCTACCAGCGCTATGCCAAAACAGATGCCGCACAGCGGGGCGATAAGCTGCCCAAAAGTTTTGCATGCCGGAACTGTGCAGGAGCTCGCCCCTATGATAACCATCCCTACAGCTCCGTAAAACCACTGCAAATTTGGATGTTGTGCTGCCAATTTAACCGTTATGTAAACACCGAGAACATGAGGGAAGAAGGCTGGGAGCCAGGTGAGCCCCATTTCCCACTGAGATGAGTGCATGGTGGTTTCCATCCAGTTGGCTATAGTTGGCTCTAGAAAGGCAAGGGGGATGTTACACACTGTCAGTGCCCCGGCCACCACAGCTATGTAGGGATCAATCATGAGTCTGTATATGGGGGTGCCGACTGGCATGTTCTCTCTAGTCCTGTTAGAGAATGGCTTGATCACGGTCAGCAGCATTAAGCCATCCGCCAGGCAAATGCAGGCGAGCACGATGAACGGCACTCGTTTGCCGACAAACTCGTACAGGACGCCCCCGAAGGGAGGCGCCACCAGACTCCCGAAAGAGATGAACGCCAGAGCAATGCCGAGCGCCCTGCTTCTCTCTGCCTCCTCCGTGTATTTGTCAGCTATCATCGCGATTCCAGAGGTGTCTGCGAAAGCAGAACCGAGACCCTGCAAACTTCTGGCCATAAAGAGAGTCGCGTAATTCTCCCCGAAAGCGAAGATGCAGGTAGAGACAAACATGACAGTCAGTCCAATTAAAAGTGGAATGTCATATCCAACCCGGTCTATGAAAGTTCCCGACAGGGGGTTAACTAAGAGCTGGAGGATGGCTTTTGATGCAAAAAGTATTCCTATCTGGATATCTAAATTGTCCTTGTTGCTTTTGTCTTGGCTTGTGCTGTTTGCTGAAGTGTTGGAGTGCATCACAACGTGGACGTGTTCTGACTGCTCAATCTCCAGATCAGCAAGATAGTCTGGAATAATTGGCACGATTACCATGTAGAGCATATTGTCCAACAGGAGAGCCACGCAAACAATCACCAGTATGATCCGTCTTTGCTGGTGAGGATCCCGCATCGCGGTGCCTAACTGCTTGGTTCTTTCGCCCATCTCGGACAGTTTTACAGCGGCTGATTTGGCCAGCCCCGAAGAGCCTCCTTCTCCATC
Encoded proteins:
- the slc18a3b gene encoding putative vesicular acetylcholine transporter-B; this encodes MDGEGGSSGLAKSAAVKLSEMGERTKQLGTAMRDPHQQRRIILVIVCVALLLDNMLYMVIVPIIPDYLADLEIEQSEHVHVVMHSNTSANSTSQDKSNKDNLDIQIGILFASKAILQLLVNPLSGTFIDRVGYDIPLLIGLTVMFVSTCIFAFGENYATLFMARSLQGLGSAFADTSGIAMIADKYTEEAERSRALGIALAFISFGSLVAPPFGGVLYEFVGKRVPFIVLACICLADGLMLLTVIKPFSNRTRENMPVGTPIYRLMIDPYIAVVAGALTVCNIPLAFLEPTIANWMETTMHSSQWEMGLTWLPAFFPHVLGVYITVKLAAQHPNLQWFYGAVGMVIIGASSCTVPACKTFGQLIAPLCGICFGIALVDTALLPTLAFLVDVRHVSVYGSVYAIADISYSVAYAMGPIVAGQIVHSLGFVQLNLGMGLVNVLYAPALLLLRNVCQMKPSHSERDNLLDEAPQGLYDTIKMEERRAKKKGYSSAGNCLSVDENGFDPFRAQRSLSEESSGPECT